From Pan troglodytes isolate AG18354 chromosome 11, NHGRI_mPanTro3-v2.0_pri, whole genome shotgun sequence, the proteins below share one genomic window:
- the LOC741660 gene encoding interferon alpha-17 — MALSFSLLMAVLVLSYKSICSLGCDLPQTHNLGNRRALILLAQMGRISPFSCLKDRHDFGFPQEEFDGNQFQKTQAISVLHEMIQQTFNLFSTEDSSAAWEQSLLQKFSTELYQQLNDLEACVIQEVGVEETPLMNEDSILAVRKYFQRITLYLTEKKYSPCAWEVVRAEIMRSLSFSTNLQKRLRRKD; from the coding sequence ATGGCCCTGTCCTTTTCTTTACTGATGGCCGTGCTGGTGCTCAGCTACAAATCCATCTGTTCTCTgggctgtgatctgcctcagaCCCACAACCTGGGTAATAGGAGGGCCTTGATACTCCTGGCACAAATGGGAAGaatctctcctttctcctgcctgaagGACAGACATGATTTCGGATTCCCCCAGGAGGAGTTTGATGGCAACCAGTTCCAGAAGACTCAAGCCATCTCTGTCCTCCATGAGATGATCCAGCAGACCTTCAATCTCTTCAGCACAGAGGACTCATCTGCTGCTTGGGAACAGAGCCTCCTACAAAAATTTTCCACTGAACTTTACCAGCAACTGAATGACCTGGAAGCATGTGTGATACAGGAGGTTGGGGTGGAAGAGACTCCCCTGATGAATGAGGACTCCATCCTGGCTgtgaggaaatacttccaaagaaTCACTCTTTATCTAACAGAGAAGAAATACAGtccttgtgcctgggaggttgtCAGAGCAGAAATCATGAGATCCCTCTCGTTTTCAACAAACTTGCAAAAAAGATTAAGGAGGAAGGATTGA